The following are from one region of the Micromonas commoda chromosome 12, complete sequence genome:
- a CDS encoding predicted protein — protein sequence MTGTVTRTEAVACDRGDLSTGIVHFGVGGFHRSHQQAYTDDLLRQDFDAAKDWCYTGVGVLEWDAKMRDYLKNNDWRYPIVAREGTDVDAMDMHVHEVCTLRDMLLSFEDPAAVVRLLAAPSTKIVSLTITEYGYRVPLNEGDHKLLELANQGVLDDPELSMPESIDAACAKATVFGLILAALAARHRLGRRPFTVMSCDNLPHNGEVAKRRVINAARDAPECDESLCAWLEDEVKYPSTMVDRITPATSPADIADLKERAGIDDAWPVMCEPYKHWVIEDDFVDGARPAWERVGALLVPDVRPHELMKVRLLNVTHSAMCYVGALAGLTHVHEAVTHKMIKPFLRRLMTEEIAASLVADPTMPGELLAVLDEYVDLVLSRFENVAVKDTLDRVAMDGSEKFRVQGREVIMERLAREGTVRGFALYVAAWAHFLRQKVRDGEKIKDASAGLVTAPWEMDKENIGAIGATVGLEAFLDIEEIFGVLARHEGWREAVKREFLDIDQAGLEATLLGAIFGVGHNSNADLSSLERARERASGTFALDETCVADTIETDEWRADDEAAVFVSLEA from the exons ATGACGGGCACCGTCACCCGCAccgaggcggtcgcgtgCGACCGCGGAGATCTCTCCACCGGCATCGTGCacttcggcgtcggcggtttCCACCGCTCGCATCAGCAG GCGTACACCGACGACCTCCTGCGTCAGGACTttgacgcggcgaaggactgGTGCTACACCGGCGTGGGCGTCCTCGAGTGGGACGCCAAGATGCGCGACTACCTCAAGAACAACGACTGGCGCTaccccatcgtcgcgcgcgagggcaccgacgtcgacgccatggacATGCACGTCCACGAGGTTTGCACCCTCCGCGACATGCTCCTGTCCTTTGAagatcccgccgccgtggtcaggctcctcgcggcgccctccaccAAGATCGTCTCGCTGACCATCACCGAGTACGGCTACCGCGTCCCCCTCAACGAGGGCGACCacaagctcctcgagctcgccaaccagggcgtcctcgacgaccccGAGCTCTCCATGCCCGagtccatcgacgccgcgtgcgcgaaAGCCACGGTTTTTGgcctcatcctcgccgcgctcgcggcgcgtcaccgcctcggccgccggcCCTTCACCGTGATGTCCTGCGACAACCTTCCCCACAACGGCGAGGTGGCCAAGAGGCGCGTCatcaacgccgcgcgagacgccCCCGAGTGCGACGAATCGCTGTGCGCGTGGCTCGAGGATGAGGTCAAGTACCCGAGCACCATGGTGGACCGCATcacccccgcgacgtcccctgcggacatcgccgacctcaaggagcgcgccggcatcgacgacgcgtggcCGGTGATGTGCGAGCCGTACAAGCACTGGGTCATCGAGGATGatttcgtcgacggcgcgaggcccgcgtGGGAGCGAGTgggcgcgctgctcgtgcCCGACGTGCGACCGCACGAGCTCATGAAGGTTCGCCTCCTCAACGTCACGCACAGCGCCATGTGctacgtcggcgcgctcgcgggacTGACGCACGTCCACGAGGCTGTCACGCACAAGATGATCAAGCCCTTCCTCAGGCGGCTGATGAcggaggagatcgcggcttcgctcgtcgcggatcCCACCATGCCCGGCGAACTCCTCGCCGTGCTGGACGAGTACGTCGACCTGGTGCTCTCGCGGTTCGAGAACGTCGCCGTCAAGGACACCTTGGACCGCGTCGCCATGGACGGCAGCGAAAAGTTCAGGGTGCAGGGCCGCGAGGTGATCATGGAGAggctggcgcgcgaggggacGGTGCGAGGTTTCGCGTTgtacgtcgcggcgtgggcgcacTTTCTCCGGCAAAAAGTGCGGGACGGCGAGAAGATCAaggacgcctccgccgggcTCGTCACGGCGCCGTGGGAGATGGACAAGGAGAACATCGGGGCCATCGGGGCCACGGTTGGTCTGGAGGCTTTCCTCGACATCGAGGAAATCTTCGGCGTGCTCGCGCGCCACGAGGGCTGGCGCGAAGCCGTCAAGCGGGAGTTCCTCGACATCGACCAGGCGGGTCTGGAGGCGACGCTGCTGGGCGCCATCTTCGGCGTGGGTCACAACAGCAACGCGGATCTGTCCAgcctggagcgcgcgagggagagggcGAGCGGGACGTTTGCGCTGGACGAGACGTGCGTGGCGGATACCATCGAGACGGATGAgtggcgcgcggacgacgaggcggcggtttTCGTCTCGCTCGAGGCGTGA